In Mus pahari chromosome 23, PAHARI_EIJ_v1.1, whole genome shotgun sequence, the DNA window NNNNNNNNNNNNNNNNNNNNNNNNNNNNNNNNNNNNNNNNNNNNNNNNNNNNNNNNNNNNNNNNNNNNNNNNNNNNNNNNNNNNNNNNNNNNNNNNNNNNNNNNNNNNNNNNNNNNNNNNNNNNNNNNNNNNNNNNNNNNNNNNNNNNNNNNNNNNNNNNNNNNNNNNNNNNNNNNNNNNNNNNNNNNNNNNNNNNNNNNNNNNNNNNNNNNNNNNNNNNNNNNNNNNNNNNNNNNNNNNNNNNNNNNNNNNNNNNNNNNNNNNNNNNNNNNNNNNNNNNNNNNNNNNNNNNNNNNNNNNNNNNNNNNNNNNNNNNNNNNNNNNNNNNNNNNNNNNNNNNNNNNNNNNNNNNNNNNNNNNNNNNNNNNNNNNNNNNNNNNNNNNNNNNNNNNNNNNNNNNNNNNNNNNNNNNNNNNNNNNNNNNNNNNNNNNNNNNNNNNNNNNNNNNNNNNNNNNNNNNNNNNNNNNNNNNNNNNNNNNNNNNNNNNNNNNNNNNNNNNNNNNNNNNNNNNNNNNNNNNNNNNNNNNNNNNNNNNNNNNNNNNNNNNNNNNNNNNNNNNNNNNNNNNNNNNNNNNNNNNNNNNNNNNNNNNNNNNNNNNNNNNNNNNNNNNNNNNNNNNNNNNNNNNNNNNNNNNNNNNNNNNNNNNNNNNNNNNNNNNNNNNNNNNNNNNNNNNNNNNNNNNNNNNNNNNNNNNNNNNNNNNNNNNNNNNNNNNNNNNNNNNNNNNNNNNNNNNNNNNNNNNNNNNNNNNNNNNNNNNNNNNNNNNNNNNNNNNNNNNNNNNNNNNNNNNNNNNNNNNNNNNNNNNNNNNNNNNNNNNNNNNNNNNNNNNNNNNNNNNNNNNNNNNNNNNNNNNNNNNNNNNNNNNNNNNNNNNNNNNNNNNNNNNNNNNNNNNNNNNNNNNNNNNNNNNNNNNNNNNNNNNNNNNNNNNNNNNNNNNNNNNNNNNNNNNNNNNNNNNNNNNNNNNNNNNNNNNNNNNNNNNNNNNNNNNNNNNNNNNNNNNNNNNNNNNNNNNNNNNNNNNNNNNNNNNNNNNNNNNNNNNNNNNNNNNNNNNNNNNNNNNNNNNNNNNNNNNNNNNNNNNNNNNNNNNNNNNNNNNNNNNNNNNNNNNNNNNNNNNNNNNNNNNNNNNNNNNNNNNNNNNNNNNNNNNNNNNNNNNNNNNNNNNNNNNNNNNNNNNNNNNNNNNNNNNNNNNNNNNNNNNNNNNNNNNNNNNNNNNNNNNNNNNNNNNNNNNNNNNNNNNNNNNNNNNNNNNNNNNNNNNNNNNNNNNNNNNNNNNNNNNNNNNNNNNNNNNNNNNNNNNNNNNNNNNNNNNNNNNNNNNNNNNNNNNNNNNNNNNNNNNNNNNNNNNNNNNNNNNNNNNNNNNNNNNNNNNNNNNNNNNNNNNNNNNNNNNNNNNNNNNNNNNNNNNNNNNNNNNNNNNNNNNNNNNNNNNNNNNNNNNNNNNNNNNNNNNNNNNNNNNNNNNNNNNNNNNNNNNNNNNNNNNNNNNNNNNNNNNNNNNNNNNNNNNNNNNNNNNNNNNNNNNNNNNNNNNNNNNNNNNNNNNNNNNNNNNNNNNNNNNNNNNNNNNNNNNNNNNNNNNNNNNNNNNNNNNNNNNNNNNNNNNNNNNNNNNNNNNNNNNNNNNNNNNNNNNNNNNNNNNNNNNNNNNNNNNNNNNNNNNNNNNNNNNNNNNNNNNNNNNNNNNNNNNNNNNNNNNNNNNNNNNNNNNNNNNNNNNNNNNNNNNNNNNNNNNNNNNNNNNNNNNNNNNNNNNNNNNNNNNNNNNNNNNNNNNNNNNNNNNNNNNNNNNNNNNNNNNNNNNNNNNNNNNNNNNNNNNNNNNNNNNNNNNNNNNNNNNNNNNNNNNNNNNNNNNNNNNNNNNNNNNNNNNNNNNNNNNNNNNNNNNNNNNNNNNNNNNNNNNNNNNNNNNNNNNNNNNNNNNNNNNNNNNNNNNNNNNNNNNNNNNNNNNNNNNNNNNNNNNNNNNNNNNNNNNNNNNNNNNNNNNNNNNNNNNNNNNNNNNNNNNNNNNNNNNNNNNNNNNNNNNNNNNNNNNNNNNCCCCCCCCCCAAGTTCCCACAAGGCCCTCCTGCCATGTCGGACCCAGACGTCCCCAGGGGCCCCGATGTCCCTGCCATGTGGCCCCCTTGTTCCAGAGGTGCCTGAGCCCCTCTCCAGgagcccagcccctcccccacccgagCCCAGCCCGGAGCCCCAGGGACCATGAGTGGTGGTAAGAAGAAAAGTAGTTTTCAGATCACCAGCGTCACCACGGACTATGAGGGCCCAGGAAGCCCAGGGGCTTCGGATTCCCCGGTCCCACCGGCTCTCGCTGGGCCCCCGCCCCGCCTCCCCAATGGGGACCCCAACCCTGATCCAGGGGGCAGGGGCACCCCCCGGAATGGCTCTCCGCCACCTGGAGCCCCTGCCTCCCGTTTCCGGGTGGTGAAGCTGCCCCAAGGTTTGGGAGAGCCTTATCGTCGAGGTCGGTGGACGTGTGTGGATGTTTACGAGAGAGAGCTGGAGCCCCCAAGCTTCGGTCGGCTTCTGGAGGGAATCCGAGGGGCCTCGGGAGGCACCGGAGGCCGATCATTGGATTCTAGGTTGGAGCTGGCTAGTTTGGGCATCAGCACCCCTATCCCGCAGTCAGGCCTGTCTCAGGGCCCCACCTCTTGGCTCCGCCCGCCCCCTACTTCTCCTGGACCCCAGGCCCGCTCCTTCACCGGGGGGCTGGGCCAGCTGGCAGGACCTGGCAAGGCTAAGGTGGAGACACCCCCGCTGTCAGCTTCTCCGCCGCAGCAGCGCCCCCCAGGGCCTGGGACTGGAGATAGTGCNCAGGCCCTGCCCTCGCTGAGGGTAGAAGCGGAGTCTGGGGGTTCAGCAGCCGGAACCCCTCCGCTGTCACGGAGAAGAGATGGAGCAGCTCGGCTGAGGATGGAGTTGGCTGCTccagaggagacagggaaggtAAGAGATGGGTTCATGGGGGCGGGGCGGGACCTGCTGTACCCAGGCGGCTGACCTATATCCTGGGCCTCCTCCCCTCAAGTTTCCGCCCTGCCAGCCCACCCCCTTATCACCNNNNNNNNNNNNNNNNNNNNNNNNNNNNNNNNNNNNNNNNNNNNNNNNNNNNNNNNNNNNNNNNNNNNNNNNNNNNNNNNNNNNNNNNNNNNNNNNNNNNNNNNNNNNNNNNNNNNNNNNNNNNNNNNNNNNNNNNNNNNNNNNNNNNNNNNNNNNNNNNNNNNNNNNNNNNNNNNNNNNNNNNNNNNNNNNNNNNNNNNNNNNNNNNNNNNNNNNNNNNNNNNNNNNNNNNNNNNNNNNNNNNNNNNNNNNNNNNNNNNNNNNNNNNNNNNNNNNNNNNNNNNNNNNNNNNNNNNNNNNNNNNNNNNNNNNNNNNNNNNNNNNNNNNNNNNNNNNNNNNNNNNNNNNNNNNNNNNNNNNNNNNNNNNNNNNNNNNNNNNNNNNNNNNNNNNNNNNNNNNNNNNNNNNNNNNNNNNNNNNNNNNNNNNNNNNNNNNNNNNNNNNNNNNNNNNNNNNNNNNNNNNNNNNNNNNNNNNNNNNNNNNNNNNNNNNNNNNNNNNNNNNNNNNNNNNNNNNNNNNNNNNNNNNNNNNNNNNNNNNNNNNNNNNNNNNNNNNNNNNNNNNNNNNNNNNNNNNNNNNNNNNNNNNNNNNNNNNNNNNNNNNNNNNNNNNNNNNNNNNNNNNNNNNNNNNNNNNNNNNNNNNNNNNNNNNNNNNNNNNNNNNNNNNNNNNNNNNNNNNNNNNNNNNNNNNNNNNNNNNNNNNNNNNNNNNNNNNNNNNNNNNNNNNNNNNNNNNNNNNNNNNNNNNNNNNNNNNNNNNNNNNNNNNNNNNNNNNNNNNNNNNNNNNNNNNNNNNNNNNNNNNNNNNNNNNNNNNNNNNNNNNNNNNNNNNNNNNNNNNNNNNNNNNNNNNNNNNNNNNNNNNNNNNNNNNNNNNNNNNNNNNNNNNNNNNNNNNNNNNNNNNNNNNNNNNNNNNNNNNNNNNNNNNNNNNNNNNNNNNNNNNNNNNNNNNNNNNNNNNNNNNNNNNNNNNNNNNNNNNNNNNNNNNNNNNNNNNNNNNNNNNNNNNNNNNNNNNNNNNNNNNNNNNNNNNNNNNNNNNNNNNNNNNNNNNNNNNNNNNNNNNNNNNNNNNNNNNNNNNNNNNNNNNNNNNNNNNNNNNNNNNNNNNNNNNNNNNNNNNNNNNNNNNNNNNNNNNNNNNNNNNNNNNNNNNNNNNNNNNNNNNNNNNNNNNNNNNNNNNNNNNNNNNNNNNNNNNNNNNNNNNNNNNNNNNNNNNNNNNNNNNNNNNNNNNNNNNNNNNNNNNNNNNNNNNNNNNNNNNNNNNNNNNNNNNNNNNNNNNNNNNNNNNNNNNNNNNNNNNNNNNNNNNNNNNNNNNNNNNNNNNNNNNNNNNNNNNNNNNNNNNNNNNNNNNNNNNNNNNNNNNNNNNNNNNNNNNNNNNNNNNNNNNNNNNNNNNNNNNNNNNNNNNNNNNNNNNNNNNNNNNNNNNNNNNNNNNNNNNNNNNNNNNNNNNNNNNNNNNNNNNNNNNNNNNNNNNNNNNNNNNNNNNNNNNNNNNNNNNNNNNNNNNNNNNNNNNNNNNNNNNNNNNNNNNNNNNNNNNNNNNNNNNNNNNNNNNNNNNNNNNNNNNNNNNNNNNNNNNNNNNNNNNNNNNNNNNNNNNNNNNNNNNNNNNNNNNNNNNNNNNNNNNNNNNNNNNNNNNNNNNNNNNNNNNNNNNNNNNNNNNNNNNNNNNNNNNNNNNNNNNNNNNNNNNNNNNNNNNNNNNNNNNNNNNNNNNNNNNNNNNNNNNNNNNNNNNNNNNNNNNNNNNNNNNNNNNNNNNNNNNNNNNNNNNNNNNNNNNNNNNNNNNNNNNNNNNNNNNNNNNNNNNNNNNNNNNNNNNNNNNNNNNNNNNNNNNNNNNNNNNNNNNNNNNNNNNNNNNNNNNNNNNNNNNNNNNNNNNNNNNNNNNNNNNNNNNNNNNNNNNNNNNNNNNNNNNNNNNNNNNNNNNNNNNNNNNNNNNNNNNNNNNNNNNNNNNNNNNNNNNNNNNNNNNNNNNNNNNNNNNNNNNNNNNNNNNNNNNNNNNNNNNNNNNNNNNNNNNNNNNNNNNNNNNNNNNNNNNNNNNNNNNNNNNNNNNNNNNNNNNNNNNNNNNNNNNNNNNNNNNNNNNNNNNNNNNNNNNNNNNNNNNNNNNNNNNNNNNNNNNNNNNNNNNNNNNNNNNNNNNNNNNNNNNNNNNNNNNNNNNNNNNNNNNNNNNNNNNNNNNNNNNNNNNNNNNNNNNNNNNNNNNNNNNNNNNNNNNNNNNNNNNNNNNNNNNNNNNNNNNNNNNNNNNNNNNNNNNNNNNNNNNNNNNNNNNNNNNNNNNNNNNNNNNNNNNNNNNNNNNNNNNNNNNNNNNNNNNNNNNNNNNNNNNNNNNNNNNNNNNNNNNNNNNNNNNNNNNNNNNNNNNNNNNNNNNNNNNNNNNNNNNNNNNNNNNNNNNNNNNNNNNNNNNNNNNNNNNNNNNNNNNNNNNNNNNNNNNNNNNNNNNNNNNNNNNNNNNNNNNNNNNNNNNNN includes these proteins:
- the Tsc22d4 gene encoding TSC22 domain family protein 4, which produces MSGGKKKSSFQITSVTTDYEGPGSPGASDSPVPPALAGPPPRLPNGDPNPDPGGRGTPRNGSPPPGAPASRFRVVKLPQGLGEPYRRGRWTCVDVYERELEPPSFGRLLEGIRGASGGTGGRSLDSRLELASLGISTPIPQSGLSQGPTSWLRPPPTSPGPQARSFTGGLGQLAGPGKAKVETPPLSASPPQQRPPGPGTGDSAQALPSLRVEAESGGSAAGTPPLSRRRDGAARLRMELAAPEETGKVRDGFMGAGRDLLYPGG